Part of the Deltaproteobacteria bacterium genome, AGAACCTGCCATGTCCCCTGACGAAAAGATACTCATCGTAGATGACGACCCTGATATCCGGCGGCTCATCCAGAAAGCCCTGAGTAAGGCCGGATATACCTGTCTGGAGGCCGAAGACGGTCGTGGGCTTTTTCATCTGATGGCCGACCATCGCCTGGCCCTAATCCTTTTGGACATCAAACTTCCCTATCAGGATGGGTTGACTCTTTTGCCCAAGATCCTGGAGCAGGACCAGGAAGTCTGCGTGGTTATGCTGACGGGTGTAGTCGATGTGAAAACCGCCATATTGGCTATCCGGAAAGGGGCCTTTGATTATATTCCCAAGCCTTTCCCGTTGGAGGAACTGCAATTGGTGGTCCGCCGGGCTCTGGAGAAAAGGCGTTTGGAAATTGAAAACAAACTCTATCATCAGGCCATCGAGAGAAAAAATCTCCGCCTGGAGATTTTACACGGTCTCTCTGTCAAGATAGCCTTTTCCCTGTTAGAGACCGTAGAACTTGAAGAAATCCTCAGGACTATATTGGTCGGAATCACAGCCGGCGAAGGACTGGGGTTAAATCGAGCCTTTTTGGCCTTATTCAATGATACCCAAACCAGGTTGGAAGGCAAGATTGCCATAGGCCCGGGCAGTCCCGAAGAAGCGGGGCGGATCTGGGCCTCTTTACAAGAGCGCAAAACCAGTCTGTCCCAGGCCATCGCCGAATACGGTCGGGTTTGCCGGATTGAAAACACCCGGGTCAACCAAATCGCCCAGGCGATTTCGCTTCCCTCCACCGATTATGATAACATCCTGATCCGGGCCGCTCAAGAAAAACGATCTTTTAATGTCGTAGACGGCCAGATCGATAAGCAGCCTGTTAAAAAGGATATCATTCATCTTTTAGGGTCCGAGTCCTTTGCCGTTGTTCCCCTTTGTTCGCCGGACCGGGTCCAAGGGATAATTGTGGCCGACAACTATATTACCCGCCAACCGATCACGGCCGAAGACATTACGGCTATGGAGCTGTTTGCCAATCAGGCCAGCCTGGCCATAGAAAAAAGCCGGCTCTATTCCGAACTGGCCCAAAAAGTGTCCAACCTGGAAGCCGTCAACAAGGAATTGGAAGAAAACCGGGACCTGCTGATACGGGTCGAACGATTGTCAGCCCTGGGGGAAATGGCGGCTCAAATCGCCCATGAAATGAAGAACCCCCTGGCCTCCATCGGCGGGGTGGCCCGATTTATCCAAAGACACACCCAGGAAGAGAAATATAAAAATCATTTGGAGACTATCGTCAAGGAAACCTTGCGGCTGGAGCAGATCCTGTTCCAGATTTTTGACTTTATCCAATGTCCGTCGATAACCCTAAAAAAAATAAATTTAAACCACCTTCTCCATTCCTGTCTTCAGACCCTCCATTCCCAAATGGAAAAATCCAATATAACCCTGGCGACCGACTTTTCTCCGGATCTGCCTGAAATGGATCTGGATGAAGACCGGATAAAGGAGGCCGTCCTGAATATCTGCCGCAATGCCATCGACGCCATGCCTTCGGGCGGTCGGTTGCGTGTCTGCACCGGGGTGGACCGGAAAGAAGTCCGGGTTGAAATAAGCGATACCGGCGTGGGGATGGTTCCGGAACATTTAGAAAAGGCCCGGCAACCTTTTTTTACCACAAAAACCTATGGGATCGGTTTGGGGCTGACCCTGGCGGAAAAAATTGTTAATATGCACCAGGGCAGGATCACTCTTTCCGGTAAATTGGGATCCGGGGTCTGTGTAACGATTTTCCTGCTTTTGTCGCCGGGATCAATCGATTAGCACAAACCCATAACGGTTTTGACGATCATCTTTATTCTGTAAGACGTCACAGGGCCATCCCAGATTCCGCACCGTCTGATACACATCGATGCCGAAGCTTTGATCGCAAGGCCTGACCTTTTCCGGTGTGGGACAGGGTTTCCCCTGGCTGACCGCACAAACCTTACACCAATTACAATAACGAAGGGCGAAGGCGAAATAATGACCATCCAGAAAGGCGGTTTGTTCAATCTCCAGGACAGCCCGGCTCAATTCCCGGGCCTGATGAGAGATGTATTTTTCCATTTTTTTAAGTCGCCGGTTGTATTCAAGTCCGGGATATGATACTAAAGTTCCGAAGCGAAGACGCCATCCGGGATTATAGAACGATCCGGTTTGTGAAATCAATTGGAAACAAAAGGAGACAAAAATGTCTGAAATGAATTATTACACCGGCAAAAAGATATTGATTACCGGCGGCCTTGGATTTATCGGAAGTACTTTGGCCATTCGCCTGATTGAATCGGGGGCCGAGGTCACTCTTTTGGATGCCCTGATACCGGATTTAGGGGCCAATTCCTTTAATATCGAACCGATAAAAGACCGGGTTGCAGTGGTCCAGGCCAACCTCGGGGATCGTTCGGTGGTTGATGATCAGGTCAAAGGCAAAGACCTGATTTTTAATATCGGTATGCATTCCTGCCATCTGAGATCCATGTCCGATCCCCTCTTTGACCTGGAGACCAATGTCATCCCCCAGGTCCATTTTTTAGAGGCCTTGCGCGCCCACAATCCTCAAACCCGGATCATCTATATCGGCACCCGGGCCCAATACGGTCAGGCCCTGACCATTCCCATTACGGAAAATACCCCGCCCAATCCCAAAGACATCTATGCCGCCAGTAAACAGGTCGTAGAATGGTACCACCTCCTCTATCAAAAAATTTGCGGTCTCCGGGCAACCTCTTTGCGCCTGGGCAATACCTATGGTCCGCGACACCAGATGCGTCATCCCCAATACGGCGTCCAAAATTTTCTGATCCGATTGGCCCTGGAGGATCAGGAGATCAAAGTCTTTGGCGACGGCATCCAAAAAAGGGAAATGATTTACATTGATGACATTATTTCCTGCCTGCTTTTATTGGGGGAAAATCCTTCCTGTGTCGACCAAATCTATAGTATCGGGAGTGCCGAGTCCATCACCTTCTTGCAACTGGTTCAGGAAATCATCCGGGCCTGCGGGTCGGGCCGCTATGTCCATGTCCCCTGGCCGGAAGATCGGAAGACCATCGAAGTGGGCGATGTGGTCACCGATTTTTCCAAGCTGACCGCCCATACGGGCTGGAAGCCCAGCACCTTGCTGGCTGAGGGGCTTAACAAGACCGTGGCCTTTTATCGGCAGTATCGGGGCCATTATTGGCTGTAATCGGTTTTTTGTAACTATCCACCCAGAGAAAAAATATATTAACCTTCTTGTTTTCTGATTCCTTCGGGTTGGGAGAATGCATTGTTTGATTATTGGGTAGCCATCATTTTGGGCATCGTGGAAGGGTTAACGGAGTTCATCCCCGTCTCCTCCACAGGGCATCTGATCCTGGTGGGACACCTTTTGAGCTTTAAGGGCCGGATGTCCGAGACCTTTGACATTGTCATTCAGCTCGGGGCCATCCTGGCGGTCGTCATCCTCTACCGCCAAAGATTTATCGGCCTTTTACCCAAAAAAGCCTGGCTGAACTGGTCCCAAAGAAATGTTGGGTTTTCCGGCTTACAGGGTTGTTTTTTGTTGGGGCTGACTACCCTTCCGGCCCTCATTATAGGGAAATTCGCCTATAAGGTTATCAAGGGGTATCTGTTTAATCCGACCTGGGTGGCCATAGCCATGGCTGTGGGCGGGATCGGCATATTGATCGCCGAACACCAACGGACCAAAGTTAGGGCTGACTCTCTGGATGGGATTCAATGGTCCCAGGCCCTGTATATAGGTCTCTTTCAGTGTCTTTCCATGTGGCCGGGCATATCGCGGGCCGGGGCGACCATCGTCGGCGGCCTTCTGACCGGCTTGGATCGCAAAACAGCAGCCGAATATTCCTTCCTGGCAGCCGTTCCGGTAATGATCGCCGCTACGGGTTACGACCTTTATAAGACCTGGTCTCATTTCCAGGCAGGAGACCTCGTCTTGTTAGGGATCGGTTTTGGGGTCTCTTTTGTGGTGGCCTATATTACCGTAGCAGCTTTTATTCGACTCCTGGGCCGTTGGACCTTAAAGCCTTTCGCCTGGTACCGCCTGGCCTTGGCCCCGATCATTCTCCTTTTTTGGCCTGATTAAGCCTATAACCTCCGGGAAAAGTCTTCCTTATCCACGCCCGGTCCGCCGCCGGGGAACGGCCCCCCTTAGTTCAGACGTTCATACCGTTCTAAAAAACTATTTTTTTATTATTTAATATATTGATATTATAAATGAATAATATTCTTTTTGTTGAAAACAAAACAAAATTATCGGGGTAATAATGAATAATTTCTTGACAATTAAAATATCGTTCTGTATTTTTATAATTAGAAATATAAATTTTTTAATTTTGTTTATAAAACGTTAAGATAAATAAATAATATTATTCTTTTTCCATGAAAAAAAAGGATCGGGAAGATATAAGAAAAAGCATCATTACGGCAGCAACCAGGCTGTTTGCGGAGCAGGGCTATCAAAAAACCACCATTACGGATATATCCAGGGAAGTAGGGTTGGTCGAATCGGCCATTTATGAATATTTTCAAGGAAAGGAAGACCTGCTTTTCAGTATCCCCTATGATTGGGCCACTGAAAAGATTGAAGAATTGGAGGAACAGCTTTACGGGATCGAAGGTTCTTTTAATAAACTCAGAAAATTTTATTGGTGGTATTTGCGGAATGTGGAGAAAAGTCCGCAAACCGCAATAGTCATCTTTTTAATTTTGCAAACCAATCGGGATTATTTGCAGACCGAGGTATACTCTCAGATTAAATCCCTATTTTCCACGTTAATAAAAATTTTTGAAGAGGGACGAGACTCCGGTGAAATGAGAAAGGATTTGGATCCCTATGAAGCCAGGGCCATCTTTTGGGGCACTATTAATAATAAAGTAACCCGGTGGCTTCTAAAAGGGAGGAATTATCCATTGAATCAAAATCTGGATCATTCCTTCAGCCTTTTAAAAGAGGCTTTTCGACCTCAGGAACAGGTGTAGCAGCGGATCAGTCACTAAACCCCCATAC contains:
- a CDS encoding response regulator; the encoded protein is MSPDEKILIVDDDPDIRRLIQKALSKAGYTCLEAEDGRGLFHLMADHRLALILLDIKLPYQDGLTLLPKILEQDQEVCVVMLTGVVDVKTAILAIRKGAFDYIPKPFPLEELQLVVRRALEKRRLEIENKLYHQAIERKNLRLEILHGLSVKIAFSLLETVELEEILRTILVGITAGEGLGLNRAFLALFNDTQTRLEGKIAIGPGSPEEAGRIWASLQERKTSLSQAIAEYGRVCRIENTRVNQIAQAISLPSTDYDNILIRAAQEKRSFNVVDGQIDKQPVKKDIIHLLGSESFAVVPLCSPDRVQGIIVADNYITRQPITAEDITAMELFANQASLAIEKSRLYSELAQKVSNLEAVNKELEENRDLLIRVERLSALGEMAAQIAHEMKNPLASIGGVARFIQRHTQEEKYKNHLETIVKETLRLEQILFQIFDFIQCPSITLKKINLNHLLHSCLQTLHSQMEKSNITLATDFSPDLPEMDLDEDRIKEAVLNICRNAIDAMPSGGRLRVCTGVDRKEVRVEISDTGVGMVPEHLEKARQPFFTTKTYGIGLGLTLAEKIVNMHQGRITLSGKLGSGVCVTIFLLLSPGSID
- a CDS encoding GDP-mannose 4,6-dehydratase, with amino-acid sequence MSEMNYYTGKKILITGGLGFIGSTLAIRLIESGAEVTLLDALIPDLGANSFNIEPIKDRVAVVQANLGDRSVVDDQVKGKDLIFNIGMHSCHLRSMSDPLFDLETNVIPQVHFLEALRAHNPQTRIIYIGTRAQYGQALTIPITENTPPNPKDIYAASKQVVEWYHLLYQKICGLRATSLRLGNTYGPRHQMRHPQYGVQNFLIRLALEDQEIKVFGDGIQKREMIYIDDIISCLLLLGENPSCVDQIYSIGSAESITFLQLVQEIIRACGSGRYVHVPWPEDRKTIEVGDVVTDFSKLTAHTGWKPSTLLAEGLNKTVAFYRQYRGHYWL
- a CDS encoding undecaprenyl-diphosphate phosphatase; amino-acid sequence: MFDYWVAIILGIVEGLTEFIPVSSTGHLILVGHLLSFKGRMSETFDIVIQLGAILAVVILYRQRFIGLLPKKAWLNWSQRNVGFSGLQGCFLLGLTTLPALIIGKFAYKVIKGYLFNPTWVAIAMAVGGIGILIAEHQRTKVRADSLDGIQWSQALYIGLFQCLSMWPGISRAGATIVGGLLTGLDRKTAAEYSFLAAVPVMIAATGYDLYKTWSHFQAGDLVLLGIGFGVSFVVAYITVAAFIRLLGRWTLKPFAWYRLALAPIILLFWPD
- a CDS encoding TetR/AcrR family transcriptional regulator, producing the protein MKKKDREDIRKSIITAATRLFAEQGYQKTTITDISREVGLVESAIYEYFQGKEDLLFSIPYDWATEKIEELEEQLYGIEGSFNKLRKFYWWYLRNVEKSPQTAIVIFLILQTNRDYLQTEVYSQIKSLFSTLIKIFEEGRDSGEMRKDLDPYEARAIFWGTINNKVTRWLLKGRNYPLNQNLDHSFSLLKEAFRPQEQV